In Leifsonia sp. ZF2019, a genomic segment contains:
- a CDS encoding DUF6458 family protein, with amino-acid sequence MSLGTGIVLFVIGAILAFALNVQVDWIDLHLVGYILMAAGAVGIILGIVMMSRRRRSVATTRTAVDPATGERVTRRTGESDEF; translated from the coding sequence ATGAGCCTCGGCACCGGGATCGTCCTCTTCGTCATCGGCGCGATCCTGGCGTTCGCCCTGAACGTGCAGGTGGACTGGATCGATCTCCACCTGGTCGGGTACATCCTGATGGCCGCCGGAGCGGTCGGCATCATCCTCGGAATCGTGATGATGTCCCGCAGGCGCCGCAGCGTGGCGACGACGCGCACGGCCGTCGACCCCGCCACCGGCGAACGTGTGACCCGCCGTACCGGCGAGTCGGACGAGTTCTGA
- a CDS encoding alpha/beta hydrolase, translated as MARRIGVVAGWVAGVLVLAVVGFLGWANTPMMGERQAAIEAWTDPAVQIRDAGDAVVVAPTGPASGEGLVFIPGARVDPYAYLRKLSGAVAETGLTVVVTKPTLNLAFFDTRPLSTFTSLAPAVDEWAVGGHSLGGVRACQLADDPVVKRLILFGSYCANDLSQTGLEVLSIGGERDGLSTPAKIEAAAHLLPADATFVEVPGMTHAQFGDYGLQPGDGTAAISDNQARDAITAALASVL; from the coding sequence ATGGCTAGGCGCATCGGGGTCGTGGCGGGATGGGTCGCGGGCGTGCTCGTGCTGGCGGTCGTCGGGTTTCTGGGCTGGGCGAACACGCCCATGATGGGCGAGCGGCAGGCCGCGATCGAAGCGTGGACGGATCCCGCGGTGCAGATCCGGGATGCCGGGGACGCCGTCGTCGTGGCCCCGACCGGCCCGGCGTCCGGCGAAGGGCTCGTCTTCATCCCCGGAGCGCGCGTCGACCCGTACGCCTACCTCCGCAAGCTCTCGGGCGCGGTGGCGGAGACGGGGCTGACCGTGGTCGTCACGAAGCCGACCCTCAACCTGGCCTTCTTCGACACCCGCCCGCTGAGCACCTTCACGAGCCTCGCTCCGGCGGTGGACGAGTGGGCCGTCGGCGGCCACTCCCTCGGCGGCGTGCGCGCCTGCCAGCTCGCCGACGACCCCGTCGTCAAGCGACTCATCCTGTTCGGAAGCTACTGCGCGAACGACCTGTCGCAGACCGGTCTCGAGGTGCTCTCCATCGGCGGCGAGCGGGACGGCCTGAGCACTCCCGCGAAGATCGAGGCCGCGGCGCACCTGCTGCCCGCCGACGCCACGTTCGTGGAGGTGCCCGGGATGACGCACGCGCAGTTCGGCGACTACGGCCTGCAGCCCGGCGACGGAACCGCCGCGATCAGCGACAACCAGGCGCGCGACGCGATCACCGCAGCGCTCGCATCGGTACTCTGA
- the argG gene encoding argininosuccinate synthase, with translation MSKVLSSLPVGERVGIAFSGGLDTSCAVAWMREKGAIPCTYTADIGQYDEPNIGEVPGRAHEYGAEIARLVDAKASLVEEGLIALQCGAFHIRSGGKTYFNTTPLGRAVTGIMLVRAMMEDGVEIWGDGSTYKGNDIERFYRYGLVANPRLRIYKPWLDSAFVEELGGRKEMSEWLVARGFPYRDATEKAYSTDANIWGATHEAKRLEELDAGLDIVDPIMGVAAWREDVEVVPETVSVRFEAGRPVALNGVEFPDAVALVLEANAIGGRHGLGASDQIENRIIEAKSRGIYEAPGMALLHIAYERLLNAIHNEDTVANYHNEGRRLGRLMYEGRWLDPQSLMLRESLQRWVGSAITGEVTLRLRRGDDYTILDTTGPALSYHPDKLSMERVGNAAFGPGDRIGQLTMRNLDIADSRSRLEQYAASGLIGGPTADLVGTLEAGSARAILELDVTDTDDTLAREIDASSEGAAFDAGTD, from the coding sequence GTGTCCAAAGTCTTGAGCAGTCTCCCGGTCGGTGAACGAGTCGGCATCGCGTTCTCGGGGGGTCTCGACACCTCCTGCGCGGTCGCCTGGATGCGCGAGAAGGGTGCGATCCCCTGCACCTACACCGCGGACATCGGGCAGTACGACGAGCCGAACATCGGCGAGGTCCCCGGTCGCGCCCACGAGTACGGCGCCGAGATCGCCCGCCTCGTCGACGCGAAGGCCTCCCTTGTGGAGGAGGGCCTGATCGCCCTGCAGTGCGGCGCGTTCCACATCCGCTCCGGCGGCAAGACCTACTTCAACACCACTCCGCTGGGCCGCGCGGTCACCGGCATCATGCTGGTCCGGGCGATGATGGAGGACGGCGTCGAGATCTGGGGCGACGGCTCCACCTACAAGGGCAACGACATCGAGCGGTTCTACCGTTACGGCCTCGTCGCCAACCCGCGCCTGCGCATCTACAAGCCGTGGCTCGACTCCGCCTTCGTCGAGGAGCTCGGCGGCCGCAAGGAGATGAGCGAGTGGCTCGTCGCCCGCGGCTTCCCGTACCGCGATGCGACCGAGAAGGCGTACTCGACCGACGCGAACATCTGGGGTGCGACGCACGAGGCGAAGCGACTCGAGGAGCTCGACGCCGGTCTCGACATCGTCGACCCGATCATGGGCGTCGCCGCGTGGCGGGAAGACGTCGAGGTCGTGCCGGAGACGGTGTCCGTGCGCTTCGAGGCGGGCCGTCCGGTCGCCCTCAACGGCGTCGAGTTCCCCGACGCGGTCGCGCTGGTGCTCGAGGCGAACGCGATCGGGGGCCGCCACGGCCTCGGCGCGTCCGACCAGATCGAGAACCGCATCATCGAAGCGAAGAGCCGCGGCATCTACGAGGCGCCGGGCATGGCCCTGCTGCACATCGCGTACGAGCGCCTCCTCAACGCCATCCACAACGAGGACACGGTCGCCAATTACCACAACGAGGGCCGCCGCCTCGGTCGCCTGATGTACGAGGGCCGCTGGCTCGACCCGCAGTCGCTCATGCTGCGCGAGTCGCTGCAGCGCTGGGTCGGCTCGGCGATCACCGGCGAGGTCACCCTGCGCCTGCGCCGCGGCGACGACTACACGATCCTCGACACGACCGGCCCGGCGCTCAGCTACCACCCGGACAAGCTGTCGATGGAGCGCGTCGGCAACGCCGCGTTCGGCCCCGGAGACCGCATCGGCCAGCTGACCATGCGCAATCTCGACATCGCCGACTCACGCTCGCGCCTCGAGCAGTACGCCGCCTCGGGTCTGATCGGCGGCCCGACCGCCGACCTCGTCGGCACCCTGGAGGCCGGCAGCGCCCGCGCCATCCTGGAGCTCGACGTCACCGACACGGACGACACCCTCGCCCGCGAGATCGACGCCAGCTCCGAGGGCGCCGCTTTCGACGCCGGCACCGACTGA
- a CDS encoding IS30 family transposase, whose amino-acid sequence MSRREAAARVGIHERTGRDWDYGVRKSRNSRFYSDGRRVDYTTGRTTMESMTSPPPKVPEQVGSRLLSLMERETIADLRRAGLTLRAIGRALDRPASTIKRELDARSKGGLYLPHGAHRDAATKRARPKPAKLAQPGRLREYVAQRLREQWSPEQISGVLSRDYADDESMQVSTETIYQAIYIQARGGLKREIADALRTGRARRKPHRSPEQRTSRFVDPMVMISERPPEVEDRAVPGHWEGDLIVGANNQSAILTLVERTTRYVMLGHLPGEHTAEAVRDVLVELIGTLPQHLRGSLTWDQGAEMAAHKAFRVATGVPVYFCDPASPWQRGSNENTNGLLRQYFPKGTDLTAHGPEDLEHVAQKLNSRPRKTLGWDTPAERLIQLV is encoded by the coding sequence GTGTCACGCCGGGAGGCAGCGGCGCGAGTCGGGATCCACGAGCGCACCGGCCGCGACTGGGATTACGGCGTGAGGAAGTCGCGGAATTCGCGGTTTTACTCGGACGGGCGACGTGTTGATTACACGACCGGGCGCACCACGATGGAGTCCATGACGAGTCCACCGCCGAAGGTTCCGGAGCAGGTTGGCTCCCGTCTCCTGTCGCTTATGGAGCGGGAGACGATCGCCGATCTCAGACGGGCCGGGCTCACACTGCGGGCGATTGGACGGGCGCTAGACAGGCCCGCATCGACGATCAAACGCGAACTCGATGCGCGTTCGAAGGGCGGTCTCTATCTCCCGCACGGCGCGCATCGGGATGCCGCCACCAAGCGAGCTCGCCCGAAACCTGCGAAGCTCGCACAGCCCGGACGGTTGCGTGAGTATGTCGCCCAGCGACTGAGGGAACAATGGTCTCCGGAGCAGATCAGCGGCGTCTTGTCGCGTGATTACGCAGATGACGAGAGCATGCAGGTGAGCACGGAGACGATCTATCAAGCGATCTACATCCAGGCCCGCGGTGGGCTCAAACGCGAGATCGCCGACGCGTTGCGCACCGGCCGCGCCCGCCGCAAACCCCACCGGTCACCCGAGCAACGCACCAGCCGGTTCGTGGATCCGATGGTGATGATCTCAGAGCGTCCGCCGGAGGTCGAAGACCGCGCCGTCCCCGGCCACTGGGAAGGTGACCTGATCGTCGGCGCGAACAACCAGTCCGCGATCCTCACACTGGTAGAGCGCACCACCCGCTACGTGATGCTCGGCCACCTCCCCGGCGAGCACACCGCCGAAGCCGTCCGCGACGTCCTCGTCGAACTGATCGGCACGCTCCCACAACACCTGCGCGGGTCGTTGACCTGGGACCAGGGAGCAGAAATGGCCGCTCACAAGGCCTTCCGGGTCGCCACCGGCGTCCCGGTCTACTTCTGCGACCCCGCGTCCCCCTGGCAACGCGGCTCGAACGAGAACACTAACGGGCTGCTGCGCCAATACTTCCCCAAGGGCACCGACCTGACCGCTCACGGCCCGGAGGACCTCGAACACGTTGCCCAGAAACTCAACAGCCGGCCACGCAAAACGCTCGGCTGGGATACCCCAGCCGAGCGTCTGATACAACTCGTTTAG
- a CDS encoding MarR family winged helix-turn-helix transcriptional regulator has protein sequence MDQRAEEDQHRPENWPLGRLLGAASRAVERAWAEALDARGLTHAGLIVLHLLELGVASQADLARIAQVEAQTMSRTVDRLEREGLLTRQPDASDRRRHVLAITPAGRTAFEAMRGLEDEVFPEVADPAGLRAALLQIVRASPRPGPPAP, from the coding sequence GTGGACCAGCGCGCCGAGGAGGATCAGCACCGCCCCGAGAACTGGCCGCTCGGCCGGCTGCTCGGCGCGGCCTCCCGGGCGGTCGAACGCGCGTGGGCCGAGGCTCTCGACGCGCGCGGCCTCACGCACGCCGGGCTGATCGTGCTGCACCTGCTGGAGCTCGGCGTCGCCTCCCAGGCCGACCTCGCCCGCATCGCCCAGGTGGAGGCGCAGACGATGTCCCGCACGGTCGACCGCCTCGAGCGCGAGGGACTCCTCACCCGGCAGCCCGACGCCTCGGACCGCCGCCGTCACGTGCTCGCGATCACCCCCGCCGGCCGCACGGCGTTCGAGGCCATGCGCGGCCTGGAGGACGAGGTCTTCCCGGAGGTCGCCGACCCGGCCGGCCTGCGCGCCGCCCTGCTCCAGATCGTCAGGGCGTCTCCCCGTCCGGGGCCGCCGGCACCTTGA
- a CDS encoding MarR family transcriptional regulator gives MDDQSGGVGDARRPETGVLEALQVYRAAEAAMRRRTGAAMGMGDNDLLALRLILDNTAAGRHTAAKDVSVYLGISSASTTALIDRLESGGFVERRRSMTDGRSITLLPTRAALGETGPLLAEADAQLAAASAELSADEAETVTRFLIRMRETVDRISADRARARPERRRSQGDY, from the coding sequence GTGGACGACCAATCGGGCGGCGTGGGCGACGCGCGCCGGCCAGAAACGGGCGTGCTCGAGGCGCTCCAGGTCTACCGCGCGGCCGAGGCGGCGATGCGACGGCGCACCGGCGCGGCGATGGGCATGGGCGACAACGACCTGCTCGCCTTGCGGCTCATCCTCGACAACACGGCCGCCGGCCGGCACACCGCCGCGAAGGATGTCAGCGTGTATCTGGGCATCTCCAGCGCCTCCACGACCGCTCTGATCGACCGCCTCGAGAGCGGCGGGTTCGTCGAGCGGCGCCGCAGCATGACCGACGGCCGCTCCATCACTCTGCTCCCCACACGCGCCGCGCTGGGCGAGACCGGGCCGCTCCTCGCGGAGGCCGACGCGCAGTTGGCCGCCGCGTCGGCCGAGCTGAGCGCCGACGAGGCGGAGACCGTGACGCGCTTCCTCATCCGCATGCGCGAGACGGTGGATCGCATCTCGGCCGACCGCGCACGGGCTAGACCCGAAAGGCGACGCAGTCAAGGGGATTACTAG
- a CDS encoding diacylglycerol/lipid kinase family protein: MSIAAIVVNPVKVDEPALRAALGAAEERWGWEPTLWLETTPEDPGSGQAREAIERGVDVVIAAGGDGTVRTVAEALRGSGTPLALLPSGTGNLLARNLGLTLDDVENALDSAFGGDDRPIDVGVAELRDADGATTEHAYLVMAGFGIDAQMIAATDDELKAKAGWLAYVKAIGTVLRDKNELHLRYRLDGGKVHAMRAHTVIVGNCGSLPANILLLPDAAVDDGEFDIVVLRPQGFFGWVQIVAKVFWENGILRRTGVGRRLMGSGHEIHAMNYLKGRELILRLSEPQPVDLDGDLFGEVLAMRTRVDPLSLVVKVPAAPDGETP; this comes from the coding sequence ATGAGCATCGCCGCGATCGTCGTCAACCCTGTGAAGGTCGACGAGCCCGCCCTTCGCGCTGCCCTGGGCGCCGCCGAGGAGCGCTGGGGCTGGGAGCCGACCCTGTGGCTCGAGACCACTCCAGAGGACCCCGGATCGGGGCAGGCCCGTGAGGCCATCGAGCGGGGGGTCGACGTGGTGATCGCGGCAGGCGGAGATGGAACCGTGCGCACCGTCGCCGAGGCGCTCCGCGGGAGCGGGACGCCTCTCGCCCTCCTGCCGTCCGGCACGGGCAACCTCCTGGCCCGTAACCTCGGCCTCACCCTGGACGACGTGGAGAACGCCCTCGACAGCGCGTTCGGCGGCGACGACCGGCCGATCGACGTCGGCGTCGCGGAGCTGCGGGACGCGGACGGCGCGACGACCGAGCACGCGTACCTGGTGATGGCCGGTTTCGGAATCGACGCGCAGATGATCGCGGCGACCGACGACGAGCTCAAGGCCAAGGCCGGCTGGCTCGCCTACGTGAAGGCGATCGGGACCGTGCTGCGTGACAAGAACGAGCTGCACCTGCGCTACCGGCTCGACGGAGGCAAGGTCCACGCGATGCGCGCGCACACCGTCATCGTGGGCAACTGCGGCTCCCTGCCGGCGAACATCCTGCTGCTGCCCGACGCCGCCGTCGACGACGGGGAGTTCGACATCGTGGTGCTGCGGCCGCAGGGGTTCTTCGGCTGGGTGCAGATCGTCGCGAAGGTCTTCTGGGAGAACGGCATCCTCCGTCGCACCGGGGTCGGCCGCCGGCTCATGGGCTCCGGCCACGAGATCCACGCGATGAACTACCTCAAGGGACGCGAGCTCATCCTCCGTCTCAGCGAGCCCCAGCCGGTCGACCTCGACGGCGACCTGTTCGGCGAGGTGCTCGCCATGCGCACTCGCGTCGACCCGCTGAGCCTGGTCGTCAAGGTGCCGGCGGCCCCGGACGGGGAGACGCCCTGA
- a CDS encoding helix-turn-helix domain-containing protein: MPEHGSDVLAHVAGNLRRLRQEHGLSQAALADRSGISRRTIINLEAGEANISLSGLDRIAAALDTDFVTLVAEPSAPAIAVNAVAWRGASTESVAALVGAVPARADAQLWTWALAAGDRYDAEPDPAGWHEIVFVTAGRLVIEREDGVSELGAGDHVIYSSAQRYSYAAAGDEGVRFVRLVVS; the protein is encoded by the coding sequence ATGCCAGAGCACGGCTCGGATGTCCTCGCCCACGTCGCCGGCAACCTCCGCCGCCTCCGCCAGGAGCACGGACTCAGTCAGGCGGCTCTCGCCGACCGCTCCGGGATCAGCCGTCGCACGATCATCAACCTGGAGGCGGGGGAGGCCAACATCAGCCTCTCCGGGCTCGACCGCATCGCCGCGGCGCTGGACACCGACTTCGTCACGCTCGTCGCCGAGCCGTCGGCCCCGGCGATCGCGGTCAACGCGGTCGCCTGGCGCGGTGCCTCGACGGAGAGTGTCGCCGCGCTGGTCGGAGCCGTGCCCGCCCGCGCCGACGCACAGCTGTGGACCTGGGCGCTCGCCGCGGGCGACCGCTACGACGCCGAGCCCGATCCGGCCGGCTGGCACGAGATCGTCTTCGTGACCGCCGGCCGCCTCGTGATCGAGCGGGAGGACGGTGTCTCGGAGCTCGGAGCGGGCGACCACGTCATCTACTCCAGTGCGCAGCGCTACTCCTACGCGGCGGCCGGGGACGAGGGGGTGCGCTTCGTCCGGCTCGTGGTCTCGTGA
- a CDS encoding serine/threonine-protein kinase, whose translation MDPLLDRYELRDRLGRGGMATVYRAYDRQLGRLVAIKLFPAGTAADDARRRGEASALARLAHPHLVTLFDAHLSAGGDATPSFLVMELVDGEDLRTRLDAGPLPAEQAAAVASGVAEALVVVHGAGMVHRDLKPANILLAASPVAGRPPVAKLADFGIAHLLGAERLTTEGTIIGTAGYLSPEQLRGGDVGPAADVYALGLVVLEALTGVAQYPGTAMEAVAARAAHDPRVPADLPDGWRGLLLAMTSSDPALRPTAGEVAVMAAEMAPELAGWAPEAAVSAARTVGPPGAEVAAPGAAATATRLLPASTRLLPRTTRRRRLRVAALAGGGVVVVAAALALGAMTAPGGGPTDTGPTPRPTPSVPAPPQTVAPAVEPTPASTPDPAPGAGDDGPGKGKGKGDGGNGHGNKGDKGNKGNGKG comes from the coding sequence GTGGATCCGCTACTCGACCGGTACGAGCTGCGCGACCGGCTCGGTCGCGGCGGCATGGCGACCGTCTACCGCGCGTACGACCGGCAGCTGGGCAGACTCGTCGCCATCAAGCTCTTCCCAGCGGGGACGGCGGCGGACGACGCGCGCAGGCGCGGGGAGGCGAGCGCGCTCGCCCGGCTGGCGCACCCGCACCTCGTCACGCTCTTCGACGCGCACCTCTCCGCGGGAGGGGACGCCACGCCGAGCTTCCTGGTGATGGAGCTCGTCGACGGCGAGGACCTCCGGACGCGCCTCGATGCCGGCCCGCTGCCGGCGGAGCAGGCCGCCGCCGTCGCGTCAGGCGTGGCCGAAGCCCTCGTCGTCGTCCACGGCGCCGGGATGGTGCACCGCGATCTCAAGCCCGCCAACATCCTGCTCGCCGCCTCACCCGTTGCGGGCCGCCCGCCCGTCGCGAAGCTGGCCGACTTCGGCATCGCTCACCTGCTCGGCGCGGAACGGCTGACGACCGAGGGCACCATCATCGGCACCGCAGGCTACCTCAGCCCCGAGCAGCTGCGCGGAGGCGACGTCGGCCCCGCCGCGGACGTCTACGCGCTGGGTCTCGTGGTGCTGGAGGCGCTGACCGGCGTCGCGCAGTATCCCGGGACCGCGATGGAGGCCGTCGCGGCGCGGGCCGCGCACGACCCGCGGGTGCCCGCCGACCTCCCGGACGGCTGGCGGGGGCTCCTGCTGGCGATGACGAGCAGCGACCCCGCCCTGCGGCCGACCGCGGGAGAGGTGGCCGTGATGGCCGCGGAGATGGCGCCCGAGCTGGCGGGCTGGGCGCCGGAGGCGGCGGTGTCGGCCGCCCGGACAGTGGGGCCGCCCGGCGCGGAGGTGGCGGCTCCGGGCGCGGCTGCGACGGCGACGCGGCTGCTTCCCGCCTCGACGCGGCTGCTTCCCCGCACGACACGTCGACGGAGGCTGCGGGTCGCGGCGCTGGCCGGCGGTGGCGTCGTCGTGGTGGCGGCCGCGCTCGCGCTCGGCGCGATGACGGCGCCCGGAGGCGGCCCCACCGACACCGGCCCGACTCCGCGGCCCACGCCGAGCGTGCCGGCGCCGCCGCAGACCGTGGCTCCGGCGGTCGAGCCGACCCCGGCCTCCACACCCGACCCTGCACCGGGTGCCGGCGACGACGGACCGGGGAAGGGCAAGGGGAAGGGCGACGGCGGCAACGGGCACGGCAACAAGGGCGACAAAGGCAACAAGGGCAACGGCAAAGGCTGA
- a CDS encoding pyridoxal phosphate-dependent decarboxylase family protein yields the protein MDRGGPMNAQSPQSADRMHAVTPETRELVDLVLDYSRRRILSTDTPLDKPLPESELRRLAGQTVSEGGMGAERALAVFEHVLAPACITTDHPQYLSFIPTAPTKAATAFDLVVSASAVYGGSWLEGSGAVYAENQVLAWLAAEFGLPATAGGVFVQGGTLGNLSALVAARDHARAQGRTPSGRWVIVCSAEAHSSVASAARVMDVEVVPVSPGESGILTGEAVRPALEQYGDAVFAVVATGGSTNFGIVDDIASIAALKAEHDFWLHIDGAYGLAGMLSPLARPRFAGVEHADSVIVDPHKWLFAPFDACALIYRDPEAGRRAHTQHAEYLDTLTDAAEWSPSDYAVHLTRRARGLPFWFSLASHGAAAYREAVTASLRLAERIAAEIEGRDGFRLVRRPQLSVVVFEREGWTKEDYARWSARLLEEQRAFVTPSSHAGRPNTRFAILNPLTTFEDLVAILDTM from the coding sequence ATGGACCGCGGAGGTCCCATGAACGCCCAGTCCCCGCAGTCCGCAGACCGGATGCACGCCGTCACGCCCGAGACGCGCGAGCTCGTCGATCTCGTGCTCGACTACTCGCGCCGCCGCATTCTGAGCACCGACACCCCACTCGACAAGCCCCTGCCCGAGTCCGAGCTGCGCCGCCTCGCCGGGCAGACCGTCTCCGAGGGTGGTATGGGCGCCGAGCGTGCGCTGGCCGTGTTCGAGCACGTGCTCGCCCCGGCCTGCATCACGACGGACCACCCGCAGTACCTGTCGTTCATCCCGACCGCCCCCACCAAGGCGGCGACCGCATTCGACCTCGTCGTCTCGGCGAGCGCCGTCTATGGAGGTTCATGGCTGGAGGGGTCCGGCGCGGTCTACGCGGAGAACCAGGTGCTTGCGTGGCTCGCCGCCGAGTTCGGGCTGCCCGCGACCGCCGGCGGAGTGTTCGTGCAGGGCGGTACGCTCGGCAACCTCTCCGCCCTCGTCGCCGCGCGCGATCACGCCCGCGCCCAGGGTCGCACGCCGTCCGGCCGGTGGGTGATCGTGTGCAGCGCGGAGGCGCACTCGTCGGTCGCGTCGGCGGCACGCGTCATGGATGTGGAGGTCGTCCCGGTCTCCCCGGGGGAGTCGGGCATCCTCACCGGCGAGGCCGTGCGCCCCGCGCTCGAGCAGTACGGGGACGCGGTGTTCGCCGTCGTCGCGACGGGAGGGTCCACCAACTTCGGCATCGTCGACGACATCGCCTCGATCGCCGCGCTGAAGGCCGAGCACGACTTCTGGCTGCACATCGACGGTGCCTACGGGCTCGCCGGAATGCTCTCCCCGCTGGCCCGCCCGAGGTTCGCCGGTGTCGAGCACGCGGACTCGGTGATCGTCGACCCGCACAAGTGGCTGTTCGCGCCCTTCGACGCGTGCGCGCTGATCTACCGGGATCCGGAGGCGGGCCGACGGGCGCACACGCAGCACGCCGAGTATCTCGACACACTGACCGATGCCGCCGAGTGGAGCCCGTCGGACTACGCCGTGCACCTCACTCGGCGGGCGCGGGGGCTGCCGTTCTGGTTCTCACTCGCCAGCCACGGGGCCGCGGCGTACCGGGAGGCGGTCACGGCCTCGCTGCGGCTCGCCGAGCGGATCGCCGCGGAGATCGAGGGGCGTGACGGCTTCCGGCTCGTGCGCAGGCCGCAGCTCTCCGTCGTCGTCTTCGAGCGCGAGGGCTGGACGAAGGAGGACTACGCTCGCTGGTCGGCGCGCCTGCTCGAGGAGCAGCGCGCCTTCGTCACGCCGAGCTCGCACGCCGGGCGGCCGAACACGCGGTTCGCGATCCTGAACCCCCTCACGACGTTCGAGGACCTCGTGGCCATCCTCGACACGATGTGA
- a CDS encoding DMT family transporter — translation MLHTPVESREPARRRLPISRQEGALLGITALWGSTFLIVHLAMQHSGPWFFVGLRFAVAGLVGIVVFHRALRGMRWRDVGAGAAIGFSIALGYGLQTMGLQTISSSTSAFITALYVPLVPLLQWLVFRRAPRALTLVGVALAFVGLLLLAGPDALTIGLGWGEIATLISTLPIAAEILLIGFFAKSVDAGRVTVVQLLVAGAVGFIAMPFAGEAAPSFSWAWLLPGIGLGVASCVIQLTMNWAQRSVSPTRATIIYAGEPVWAGLIGRIAGDRLPPIAIAGACLIVAGVIVSELRPGRRRAADPAPAAPSSSGADPQPDLG, via the coding sequence ATGCTGCACACGCCCGTTGAGAGCCGCGAACCCGCGCGGCGACGCCTCCCCATCAGCCGCCAGGAGGGCGCGCTGCTGGGGATCACCGCACTGTGGGGCTCGACCTTTCTCATCGTGCATCTCGCCATGCAGCACAGCGGTCCGTGGTTCTTCGTCGGCCTGCGCTTCGCGGTCGCCGGGCTGGTCGGCATCGTCGTGTTCCACCGCGCCCTGCGCGGGATGCGCTGGCGCGACGTGGGGGCGGGCGCCGCGATCGGCTTCTCGATCGCGCTGGGCTACGGCCTGCAGACGATGGGCCTGCAGACGATCAGCAGCAGCACCTCCGCCTTCATCACCGCGCTCTACGTGCCGCTCGTGCCCCTGCTGCAGTGGCTCGTGTTCCGCCGCGCGCCACGCGCGCTCACCCTGGTCGGCGTCGCGCTCGCCTTCGTCGGTCTGCTGCTGCTCGCCGGACCGGACGCGCTGACCATCGGCCTCGGCTGGGGCGAGATCGCCACCCTCATCAGCACGCTGCCGATCGCGGCGGAGATCCTGCTGATCGGATTCTTCGCGAAGTCGGTGGACGCCGGGCGCGTCACCGTCGTGCAGCTGCTCGTCGCGGGGGCGGTCGGCTTCATCGCCATGCCGTTCGCCGGAGAGGCCGCGCCGTCCTTCTCGTGGGCCTGGCTGCTGCCCGGCATCGGCCTCGGCGTCGCGAGCTGCGTCATCCAGCTCACGATGAACTGGGCGCAGCGTTCGGTCTCGCCGACCCGGGCGACCATAATCTACGCCGGAGAGCCGGTGTGGGCAGGCCTCATCGGACGCATCGCGGGCGACCGCCTCCCGCCGATCGCGATCGCCGGGGCCTGCCTCATCGTCGCCGGTGTCATCGTGAGCGAACTGCGGCCCGGGAGGCGGAGGGCCGCCGATCCCGCCCCCGCCGCTCCCTCGTCCTCCGGCGCGGACCCGCAGCCCGACCTCGGCTAG